A genomic segment from Aegilops tauschii subsp. strangulata cultivar AL8/78 chromosome 1, Aet v6.0, whole genome shotgun sequence encodes:
- the LOC109765800 gene encoding respiratory burst oxidase homolog protein F isoform X1, producing MMHRSILLPKKLAMTRVPDIQSTPPMSQLHDEFLQAPIICSESPVMIQFVSNPSVGGSSDALSASLSACPSGRSASEVEIEVLFHDADVYVYDDGCCTALPASASFLGCDGDSEDVEAGGATAGLLRGPSPGMEFVERDGKGELKWSEMQGRFGRSSSAHGNTAGENESASSAKEPVLVNQNSYPNRSISRSSSHGIRIALDSCERNSSSNLTEKDIKQAIMFSASLNKLSLSQDEATEYTHLILEEIQTGQGLAKLSGTRKGTLNDLQPTCCSTPIPTKHIQCMTSAAIVFFRAHWRRIWIVVMWLVACAALFTWKFMQYRQRLAFEVMGYCLPTAKGAAETLKFNMAIVLLPVCRNTITWLRRSRSINSVIPFNDNINFHKLVAAGIVIGIILHGGTHLSCDIPRIAMADKTIFGRTIAGDFGYHQPSYMEIVTSIEGTTGIAMVVLMLIAFLLASRPSRRNPGSLPPLVRQMAGFNAFWYSHHLFIVVYVLLIVHSMFLFLAKDVSEKTTWVYVVIPVMIYLGERMFRMVRSMAYESKILDAMTYPGKVLSLKMTKPAGFRYQSGVYVFVQCPQVSKFEWHPFSLTSAPDDDHLSIHIRSLGDWSYHVYDMFHEALRCSNLDLPKVSIDGPYGAASQDHSKYEIILLIGLGIGATPFISVLKDIANGLDKEGCAANHHSANGLRKAYFYWVTREQGSFEWFRDIMKEVSARDSKQGVIEMYNYLTSVYQEGDKRSVLISAIQALHFARHGIDIISKTPVRTHFSRPNWPRVFHGLARKHIGERIGVFYCGPDDLGRQLERLCHKMNMRTFTRFVFHKEHF from the exons ATGATGCATAGGAGTATATTACTTCCAAAGAAACTTGCCATGACAAGAGTCCCTGACATACAGTCTACTCCACCAATGTCTCAGCTCCATGACGAGTTTCTCCAGGCACCGATCATCTGTTCGGAGAGTCCAGTGATGATACAGTTCGTGTCCAACCCCAGCGTGGGCGGCAGCAGCGACGCGCTGTCGGCGTCGCTCAGCGCCTGCCCTTCGGGGAGGTCGGCTTCAGAGGTGGAGATCGAAGTGCTCTTCCATGACGCCGATGTGTACGTCTACGACGACGGCTGCTGCACGGCGTTGCCAGCGTCGGCGTCATTCCTCGGCTGCGACGGCGACAGCGAAGACGTGGAGGCGGGCGGAGCGACGGCAGGGCTGCTTCGCGGGCCGTCGCCGGGGATGGAGTTCGTGGAGCGCGACGGCAAGGGGGAGCTCAAGTGGAGCGAGATGCAGGGAAGGTTTGGTCGCTCGTCCTCGGCGCATGGGAACACTGCTG GTGAGAATGAGTCTGCTAGTTCGGCGAAAGAGCCTGTTTTGGTCAATCAAAACAGCTATCCTAACAGATCCATCAGTCGTTCTTCTAGCCATGGGATCAGAATAGCATTGGATAG CTGTGAAAGAAACTCAAGTAGCAATCTCACTGAAAAAGATATCAAGCAG GCGATAATGTTCAGTGCCTCTTTGAACAAGCTCTCATTAAGCCAAGACGAAGCAACTGAATACACACACTTGATCCTAGAAGAAATCCAAACAGGCCAGGGACTAGCAAAG CTGAGCGGAACAAGAAAGGGGACACTGAATGATCTCCAACCAACTTGCTGTTCAACACCTATACCGACCAAACACATACAATGTATGACATCGGCAGCCATTGTCTTCTTTCGTGCTCACTGGAGACGAATATGGATAGTTGTCATGTGGCTTGTAGCATGTGCTGCACTCTTCACTTGGAAGTTCATGCAGTATCGCCAGCGGTTGGCATTTGAGGTCATGGGATACTGCCTGCCAACTGCCAAGGGCGCTGCAGAGACTCTTAAGTTCAACATGGCCATTGTGCTCCTACCTGTATGCCGTAACACTATCACTTGGCTTAGGAGAAGCCGTAGCATCAACTCTGTCATTCCATTTAATGACAATATTAACTTCCACAAG CTTGTTGCTGCAGGAATTGTAATCGGCATAATCCTCCATGGTGGTACTCACCTATCATGTGATATCCCAAGGATTGCAATGGCAGATAAGACCATCTTTGGGCGCACAATTGCTGGTGACTTTGGCTATCACCAGCCATCATACATGGAGATAGTGACATCAATCGAGGGAACAACTGGTATAGCCATGGTAGTGCTCATGCTGATTGCTTTCCTGCTTGCCAGTAGGCCTTCAAGAAGAAATCCAGGATCACTCCCACCTCTGGTCAGACAGATGGCGGGATTCAATGCTTTCTGGTACTCGCATCATCTGTTCATTGTTGTCTATGTTCTGCTCATCGTGCATTCCATGTTCCTCTTCCTAGCAAAAGACGTATCAGAGAAGACG ACATGGGTGTATGTGGTGATTCCTGTGATGATCTACCTTGGAGAGCGAATGTTCAGGATGGTCAGATCTATGGCATATGAATCAAAGATCCTCGAT GCAATGACTTATCCAGGGAAGGTACTTTCTCTCAAGATGACAAAGCCTGCAGGTTTTCGCTATCAAAGTGGAGTGTATGTCTTTGTTCAATGTCCACAAGTATCGAAGTTTGAATG GCACCCATTTTCTCTTACCTCTGCACCAGATGATGATCATTTGAGCATCCACATCAGATCTCTGGGTGACTGGAGCTACCATGTGTATGATATGTTCCATGAG GCACTGCGTTGCAGCAACCTCGACCTGCCTAAAGTATCCATTGATGGCCCATACGGTGCAGCATCACAAGATCACTCGAAATATGAAATTATCTTGCTAATAGGGCTTGGAATAGGAGCAACACCGTTCATAAGTGTCCTCAAAGACATTGCTAATGGCCTAGATAAG GAAGGCTGCGCAGCAAATCATCATAGTGCCAATGGGCTGAGGAAGGCCTACTTTTATTGGGTGACAAGAGAGCAAGGATCCTTTGAGTGGTTTAGGGACATCATGAAGGAGGTTTCAGCTCGAGACAGCAAACAG GGTGTGATAGAGATGTACAACTATCTAACAAGCGTCTACCAGGAAGGTGACAAGCGGTCAGTGCTGATAAGCGCAATTCAAGCTCTTCATTTTGCGCGCCATGGCATTGATATCATCTCGAAAACTCCT GTCCGTACACACTTTTCGAGGCCGAACTGGCCTAGGGTGTTCCATGgtcttgcaagaaaacatatcggTGAAAGGATAG GGGTTTTCTACTGCGGGCCGGATGATTTGGGAAGACAACTGGAAAGACTCTGCCACAAAATGAACATGAGAACATTCACTAGATTTGTGTTCCACAAGGAGCATTTTTAG
- the LOC109765800 gene encoding respiratory burst oxidase homolog protein F isoform X2 has protein sequence MFSASLNKLSLSQDEATEYTHLILEEIQTGQGLAKLSGTRKGTLNDLQPTCCSTPIPTKHIQCMTSAAIVFFRAHWRRIWIVVMWLVACAALFTWKFMQYRQRLAFEVMGYCLPTAKGAAETLKFNMAIVLLPVCRNTITWLRRSRSINSVIPFNDNINFHKLVAAGIVIGIILHGGTHLSCDIPRIAMADKTIFGRTIAGDFGYHQPSYMEIVTSIEGTTGIAMVVLMLIAFLLASRPSRRNPGSLPPLVRQMAGFNAFWYSHHLFIVVYVLLIVHSMFLFLAKDVSEKTTWVYVVIPVMIYLGERMFRMVRSMAYESKILDAMTYPGKVLSLKMTKPAGFRYQSGVYVFVQCPQVSKFEWHPFSLTSAPDDDHLSIHIRSLGDWSYHVYDMFHEALRCSNLDLPKVSIDGPYGAASQDHSKYEIILLIGLGIGATPFISVLKDIANGLDKEGCAANHHSANGLRKAYFYWVTREQGSFEWFRDIMKEVSARDSKQGVIEMYNYLTSVYQEGDKRSVLISAIQALHFARHGIDIISKTPVRTHFSRPNWPRVFHGLARKHIGERIGVFYCGPDDLGRQLERLCHKMNMRTFTRFVFHKEHF, from the exons ATGTTCAGTGCCTCTTTGAACAAGCTCTCATTAAGCCAAGACGAAGCAACTGAATACACACACTTGATCCTAGAAGAAATCCAAACAGGCCAGGGACTAGCAAAG CTGAGCGGAACAAGAAAGGGGACACTGAATGATCTCCAACCAACTTGCTGTTCAACACCTATACCGACCAAACACATACAATGTATGACATCGGCAGCCATTGTCTTCTTTCGTGCTCACTGGAGACGAATATGGATAGTTGTCATGTGGCTTGTAGCATGTGCTGCACTCTTCACTTGGAAGTTCATGCAGTATCGCCAGCGGTTGGCATTTGAGGTCATGGGATACTGCCTGCCAACTGCCAAGGGCGCTGCAGAGACTCTTAAGTTCAACATGGCCATTGTGCTCCTACCTGTATGCCGTAACACTATCACTTGGCTTAGGAGAAGCCGTAGCATCAACTCTGTCATTCCATTTAATGACAATATTAACTTCCACAAG CTTGTTGCTGCAGGAATTGTAATCGGCATAATCCTCCATGGTGGTACTCACCTATCATGTGATATCCCAAGGATTGCAATGGCAGATAAGACCATCTTTGGGCGCACAATTGCTGGTGACTTTGGCTATCACCAGCCATCATACATGGAGATAGTGACATCAATCGAGGGAACAACTGGTATAGCCATGGTAGTGCTCATGCTGATTGCTTTCCTGCTTGCCAGTAGGCCTTCAAGAAGAAATCCAGGATCACTCCCACCTCTGGTCAGACAGATGGCGGGATTCAATGCTTTCTGGTACTCGCATCATCTGTTCATTGTTGTCTATGTTCTGCTCATCGTGCATTCCATGTTCCTCTTCCTAGCAAAAGACGTATCAGAGAAGACG ACATGGGTGTATGTGGTGATTCCTGTGATGATCTACCTTGGAGAGCGAATGTTCAGGATGGTCAGATCTATGGCATATGAATCAAAGATCCTCGAT GCAATGACTTATCCAGGGAAGGTACTTTCTCTCAAGATGACAAAGCCTGCAGGTTTTCGCTATCAAAGTGGAGTGTATGTCTTTGTTCAATGTCCACAAGTATCGAAGTTTGAATG GCACCCATTTTCTCTTACCTCTGCACCAGATGATGATCATTTGAGCATCCACATCAGATCTCTGGGTGACTGGAGCTACCATGTGTATGATATGTTCCATGAG GCACTGCGTTGCAGCAACCTCGACCTGCCTAAAGTATCCATTGATGGCCCATACGGTGCAGCATCACAAGATCACTCGAAATATGAAATTATCTTGCTAATAGGGCTTGGAATAGGAGCAACACCGTTCATAAGTGTCCTCAAAGACATTGCTAATGGCCTAGATAAG GAAGGCTGCGCAGCAAATCATCATAGTGCCAATGGGCTGAGGAAGGCCTACTTTTATTGGGTGACAAGAGAGCAAGGATCCTTTGAGTGGTTTAGGGACATCATGAAGGAGGTTTCAGCTCGAGACAGCAAACAG GGTGTGATAGAGATGTACAACTATCTAACAAGCGTCTACCAGGAAGGTGACAAGCGGTCAGTGCTGATAAGCGCAATTCAAGCTCTTCATTTTGCGCGCCATGGCATTGATATCATCTCGAAAACTCCT GTCCGTACACACTTTTCGAGGCCGAACTGGCCTAGGGTGTTCCATGgtcttgcaagaaaacatatcggTGAAAGGATAG GGGTTTTCTACTGCGGGCCGGATGATTTGGGAAGACAACTGGAAAGACTCTGCCACAAAATGAACATGAGAACATTCACTAGATTTGTGTTCCACAAGGAGCATTTTTAG
- the LOC109765801 gene encoding uncharacterized protein, with the protein MASFASVATLPLPTCSSSDDDSDDAKPLPPLPASKEIRPPPQHQQQPQPQRRQLERDCNVAMKALARAGDVDQVLARFAELRASGTPSVLSYNTLMNALVEAGRVKDAHDAFGEMLAAGVAPNASSCNILLKLHSWTSDDDDSPYKTILSMREAGVEPDVSTYSTLITGLCRVGRLPEAWGVLECMLEQGCRPMVHTYTPIVQGYCREGRVGEAMDLMAMMEKCAGCPPNVVTYNVLIRALCDAGQFNEVKQLLTESRTKGWTPSIVTYNTFMNGLCQKGKAKEALVLLGVMLGKGLDPTDFTLSILLNCLCHASRISHARYLLERSTSSRWYAGVVAYNTVMGRLCEMGHWRGVLKLLTDMIKKGVMPNTRTFNIVIRSLCIGRKCSAAKSLVCNKGFAANVVTYNTLIDWFFYHRKLSEVGHLLSDMAAGKIAVDEVTYTIFVVRLCRDGNFAKASSCFLKSLENGLSMDLLGVLINRLAYSGKIPETIRIFQNMRERKGLSLDNSIFDLTIERFCRAGYCHDKYIHNLNSILDAMLGKQ; encoded by the coding sequence ATGGCCTCCTTCGCCTCCGTTGCGACCCTCCCCCTTCCCACCtgctcctcctccgacgacgactctgACGACGCCAAGCCCCTCCCGCCTCTACCCGCATCGAAAGAAATACGCCCTCCTCCGCAGCACCAGCAGCAGccgcagccgcagcggcggcagCTGGAGCGCGACTGCAACGTGGCCATGAAGGCCCTGGCGCGCGCGGGCGACGTCGACCAGGTGCTCGCCCGCTTCGCCGAGCTCAGGGCTTCCGGGACCCCCAGCGTGCTCTCCTACAACACTCTCATGAACGCGCTCGTGGAAGCTGGCCGTGTGAAGGACGCCCACGACGCGTTCGGCGAAATGCTTGCGGCAGGGGTGGCGCCCAATGCGTCGTCCTGCAACATCCTCCTCAAGCTGCACTCGTGGACCTCCGACGACGACGACTCTCCGTACAAGACGATCCTCTCGATGCGAGAGGCTGGGGTGGAACCTGACGTGAGCACGTACTCCACGCTTATCACGGGACTGTGCCGTGTGGGGAGGCTCCCCGAGGCATGGGGTGTGCTCGAGTGCATGCTGGAGCAGGGGTGCCGTCCCATGGTGCATACTTACACGCCCATTGTACAGGGATATTGCCGCGAGGGCCGTGTTGGGGAGGCCATGGACCTGATGGCCATGATGGAAAAATGTGCCGGTTGCCCTCCCAATGTAGTCACCTACAATGTTCTGATCAGGGCTTTGTGCGACGCCGGCCAATTTAATGAAGTCAAGCAGCTTTTAACGGAGAGTAGAACCAAGGGTTGGACGCCCAGTATTGTCACCTACAATACGTTTATGAATGGTCTCTGCCAGAAAGGTAAGGCTAAGGAAGCACTTGTGCTGCTGGGTGTTATGCTGGGCAAAGGGTTGGACCCCACAGATTTTACTTTGAGCATTCTTCTGAATTGCCTTTGCCATGCCTCGAGGATTTCCCATGCCAGATACTTGCTAGAGAGGAGTACGTCATCGAGATGGTATGCTGGTGTTGTTGCATACAACACTGTGATGGGCAGGTTATGTGAAATGGGACATTGGAGGGGTGTTCTGAAGCTGTTGACTGACATGATCAAGAAAGGTGTGATGCCAAACACGAGGACGTTCAACATTGTCATTCGTAGTCTTTGCATTGGTCGAAAGTGCTCCGCAGCCAAGAGCCTGGTCTGTAACAAAGGGTTTGCTGCAAATGTCGTGACATACAATACACTGATTGATTGGTTTTTCTACCATCGAAAGCTTAGTGAGGTGGGGCACCTACTTTCTGACATGGCAGCAGGAAAAATTGCTGTAGATGAAGTTACTTACACTATATTCGTTGTTAGATTATGCAGAGATGGAAATTTTGCTAAGGCCAGTAGTTGCTTTCTAAAATCGCTAGAGAATGGACTGTCAATGGATCTTCTTGGCGTCCTTATAAACAGGCTTGCTTACAGTGGCAAAATCCCGGAGACTATTCGCATATTCCAGAATATGAGAGAAAGAAAAGGGCTTTCCCTAGATAATTCTATATTTGACCTCACAATTGAAAGATTCTGTAGGGCCGGTTATTGTCACGACAAATATATACATAATCTTAACTCTATTCTGGATGCAATGTTGGGAAAGCAGTGA